Proteins co-encoded in one Clostridia bacterium genomic window:
- a CDS encoding ferrous iron transport protein A has protein sequence MPKQKNNHIPTKKPPGAGFTLADLSPGQQAMVVQVNDPGPAGRRLLDLGLVPGTRVASLRRSPLGDPTAYAIRGAVIALRRDTARQIAIWPLGP, from the coding sequence ATGCCCAAGCAGAAAAACAATCACATACCCACCAAAAAACCGCCAGGGGCCGGTTTTACCCTGGCGGATCTGAGCCCTGGGCAACAGGCCATGGTGGTGCAGGTCAATGACCCCGGACCGGCCGGGCGGAGGCTGTTGGACCTGGGGTTGGTGCCCGGCACCCGGGTAGCCAGCCTGCGCCGCAGCCCCCTGGGCGACCCCACCGCCTATGCCATCCGGGGAGCGGTTATTGCCCTGAGGCGGGATACGGCGCGCCAAATTGCCATCTGGCCCCTGGGACCATAG
- a CDS encoding 50S ribosome-binding GTPase has product MGKRQHRSGRTVVALAGNPNTGKSTLFNALTGLKQRTGNWPGKTVALAQGEYQWEGETYLLVDLPGTYSLLANSPEERIARDFICFHHPQVTVVVNDATCLERNLNLTLQVLEITSRVVVAVNLVDEAQRRGLAIDTAGMARELGVPAVATVARSREGISQLKALVQAVAKGKIHPQPRLVRYGASLEKKLAMLTAELGELAERGFNPRFVALRLLEGDSDFLASWEAHLGFPLLLPQLPSSAGGSNWGTRGLPLPGPA; this is encoded by the coding sequence CTGGGAAAACGCCAGCACCGGTCCGGCCGGACCGTGGTAGCATTGGCCGGTAACCCCAATACCGGCAAGAGTACCCTTTTCAATGCCTTGACCGGTCTCAAGCAGCGCACCGGCAACTGGCCCGGGAAAACCGTGGCCCTAGCCCAAGGTGAATACCAATGGGAAGGGGAAACCTACCTCCTGGTAGATTTGCCCGGCACCTATTCCCTCTTGGCCAATTCCCCGGAAGAGCGGATAGCCCGCGACTTCATCTGTTTTCACCATCCCCAGGTGACAGTGGTGGTTAACGACGCCACTTGTCTGGAGCGCAACCTCAACCTCACCCTCCAGGTCCTGGAAATCACCTCCCGAGTGGTGGTAGCGGTTAACTTGGTGGACGAAGCCCAGCGCCGGGGCCTGGCCATCGACACCGCTGGGATGGCTCGGGAGCTGGGCGTCCCGGCGGTGGCCACCGTCGCCCGCAGCCGGGAGGGGATTTCCCAGCTCAAGGCCCTGGTGCAGGCCGTGGCTAAAGGGAAGATACATCCCCAGCCCCGCCTGGTCCGCTACGGGGCCAGCCTGGAAAAGAAGCTGGCGATGCTGACTGCCGAGCTGGGCGAGCTAGCCGAAAGGGGCTTCAACCCGCGGTTTGTGGCCCTTCGCCTCTTGGAAGGTGATAGCGACTTCCTAGCCAGCTGGGAAGCGCATCTGGGCTTCCCCCTGCTCCTCCCCCAGCTGCCAAGCTCAGCCGGCGGCAGCAACTGGGGAACCAGGGGGCTACCCCTGCCCGGACCGGCCTAG